CATTTACAGGTATGGTTTAACACTTACTTATAACCATTACACGGCCATGGCAAGTTTATTGCACAGTTTCTAGCTTGCTTAAGGCTAAATATTAAAACTCAATTGCTTCGCTACTTACCAGAAGTAAAAACAGGGAATAAGACTTCAATCCTGTTAAAAACTGTGATCAGTCCGTTTTACTACTTAGCAATGAAGGTACATTGATGCCACATCGATATTTTGCATCAGTGATGTCGTGATTCAGCATTTTTGACAGCATTATATTGTACGGTTGTGAAGACATTCGATATAAGGCAGCTTAGCAACCACGACGGCAACGTTACCGTCAAAAGAGAAAGCGATACtcactgtttacaaacattaattttttattgaaatgtgCAACGAATGAAACATTGCACTTGAGGTTGCCACGTGATTAGGGAGCTTACGCAAACACGACGGCGATGATAACGACTGGTACGtcaaataatgataaaaaagaacaacaattttgtcgttTCTAGGAGCGGATTACGTCAAGTTCGCCATTTTGGCGTCTCTATACAAcaaaacggtggccatgttggcgtcccaataaatttgcatggCTGCTGGCCacttgagtgaaaacgctctaacAGCACACCTTTCGGTACATTTCTTTaacaaatttcacgttttatggggAACGTAAACACAacacgattttttttctttatttctctttcctGAACTTGGACTGAAGGACTCTAAGAATTCCACTCCAGAAAAAGTTGCTTACGTTTGCAGACAAATTAAACGAAATGGAATCATGCGACGAAGTTTGCCGAAGAGCGAAATGTTCCTGCAGGCGATGGACGTCATTGTCgaagaaaaataatgatcatgatgatgatgatgctgaaaATGGTGTTGCTGATGTTTGCAGTGATAATTGTGGTCTTATTGGTGGTAGGACGacgacgataatgatgatgataaatacAAAACGCACTCTATCACGGATTCATGATCAGATCCTCAAGCAAGTGGGGGAGGCTGCTTATCAAGACCCTGATAAGAGGTAGGCTGACCTAGAAAATAAGATTTGTTGACCCTGCGCGCTTCCCTTTGCCTTAAAAATAGAGTGGGGGCCCAGGCTCTTCGGTCCACTACCCTAAATCTGCCAGTAAAAATGTCATTGCAACTGGCACGAAATTACTAATTAATTGAGGACATTGTTTTTACATCTCCTACCGGAGATGTGAACGCCGTTTCTACATTGTCAGCTCAGCCAAGTGAAGGCCTAGCCGTTAAATAGTGACAGCAAATGTGAGGATGTGTAACATGCGACATTACATGTCATTTATCCAAAGCGCAGAATATACATTACCCCACAACACACGTACGCTAAATACAGTTGCAGATTGGAAAATAGTAAGTGTGTCTTGGCCATTTTGCAGTCTTGTGTGTAATTGCACCATGGAATAGTTTCGGGGGACGATTATTTGCCCTAGTTTCCTGTGCAACCTCGTAATAGTCAACAaatagtgagcttaagcaaagatatttttgagcgacgcacgcaCTTCAACCGGAAGATgtggtttttcatttttggatggtggttttgcccaaatttttggacaaatcgtctctataatagtaaagacacttaaaaatacaaatttggtagcgtcaatgTGCTTTAAAATGAAGATGACCTCACTTCCGGTTAaagtgcgtcgctcaaaaacgcctttgctctggcctttgcttaagctccctaataagaCGCGATAGCGTCCCAGAAacagtcccataatgcaattgGACACGACGCCGAGCtaatcagtttttttgtttccttttaagAAACCCTTTTTGGTAAAATTTGTCTTATGTACAACAAACTGCTTCATTACTGAGTGGTTAAGGGAATGTGCTACGGCAGTTCAATCCACTTTGTTTAgtctttgacaatttcttgcCCCAAAACTTGACGttgcaaataacaaaattacGGCTTCGTTACAAAAACATTCTTTGAGCGTTGACTTAAGGAAGTCAACACGATGCCGCTCTTAATGTATAAATAGGCAGAGAACTCCAGTTTACTGAAGCAGCAACAGCACAATTGCAAAGATTGAACATTTGGAGATGATCTGCAGGTCAAGACGTTTCTTTCGGGGCTTTTCCTCCAacgaaatttattttgttttcttctctctACGCGTTCTACAACTTCGAACTAATAGCCCCGAAAGTAAAAGGTATAAATATGGAAGTAGAGGACACAAAAATGGATTGTACTTACAGCGATCGCTTGCGTGAAACACTTACCTCTCACATGAGATGAATTACAATCCAAGAAAAAACTCCAGAACAGAAAGCCAACTCACTAGCATAGCAATTCATTGAAACATCCTTAAAGACGGCTTGCAACCTGTAGAAGCACTTGGCGGatatgaaaacaaaagttgaaaggAAACCAACAAAAGCACATGTATCTGAAGCTTGGCTCGAAAGTAGAATCATTGACTTGCAAAAGAGGGCGCGATGGTCGACAAAGGGCCTGATACCGGAAGCGTGATCTGTGtctatgatatatttttttaataatcttttGCATGAGCAGGTGGAATTGATAGAGCTTTAcacaagttgctcgagattttccaaaaagttacCCGTGATTTCACAAAAAGTTGCCTAAAAATTGCTCAGGCGGTGAACAACAAAAGTTGCTTTTGGTAACGAAacttgctcaaaagttgctcgaaaaaacaaaacattttttgtctgatgctaaaatatgcaaacTGTACCGCAAAAATAAGATTTCTaagcatttttgtgcaattttgcagTGTAACCAGCGTTGCTAAACAACTTTGTCCTCAATTGTAAAACCAGAAAGTGTAATGAGcgaataaaattgttgaatgaccttcttcacccGAGACACTCAAGTCAGTCGAGTGTGACTGATGTtcgtccaccattttgaattttctttaaaaaccgCTGATCTAGAAGCCCGACTACTTTTATACTTTAATCTGCCTCAGGGAGAGGATTTGGCTCCTTTTTTTTACTGGAAATTCATAAGTTTTCTACTGATAAAACATTGTGGAATATGGAAGAAAGGCCAATTTAAACTCTAAAAGCTGCTTGATATCTCAGAATTAGAAGATAACTAGAGAAATTGCTCATGGAAAAAGTAGctggaaacaaaaaagttgctcaaaatacgagaagttgccaaagagttgccgagcaacttgtggaaagcccgaGGAATTGAATGGAGCAAAAGAAATCGAAATAACGAGAGGCATCAAAGCCGCCCTTACGTCCTTAAATACGGTGAAACAAATATAAAGTCTTATATTTAActcttacaaaaaaaacattgtacGAGACGCTTTACTTAATTGAACGACTTTCTGAGTTTCTGTCTGCTTCAGCCACAGTGTTGAAAGGACTTTCTGAGGGGACTAGCTTGCCCTTACAACAAACAACTTTTTCTGACTCATGCCCAATGGTGGTTTATTCACTTCCAGCTCCTAGCTTACAATTCTGTCTGTGGTAATTTAGTATACACTCATTTTATACCAGCCAGTAAACCATCCACTTAGTTTAAACTAATGGAATAAAATGGTTTTTCTGCCTAAGTTTTCACTATTAAGCTTAGGTCAACTAGCCAATACAAAACAAGGagaacaatataaaaactacaaGGTATATACTCGTGTACAGACTTTTCATaatgaaagaaaggaaaacactaaatatacagtTTGAAAATCTAAGGTTGTTGTCGATTTACAGAAGGTGTGAAGCTTCTTCATTGAAAATGTTGGCTAAAActtttccataaattaaccaTTCAGACGGTAAATTAAAAATGCGGTTCAAAGTTCAAGGCAGAATTTAGATCAATAGTCACTTACCCACAAAAACACCAataaaatcacttaaatctaATTAAAGTTATCCACTGCCATGAATTCGGTTAAAAACTCAAGGAAACAggcttaaaactgttaaaaacaaGTAAGATAGTCATTTCCTGGTAAACATCGACATAGGATCAGATTAAGGTCCAAAATGTTAAATTGAACAAAATACTTAGTGTAAACAGGGCTTTGCCATCTGTCAAAGGCTCAAATTAAACATATTTCATGAATAGAAGTGTTACCGCGGAGATTCACCAAATTTGTACATCTCCTTTGCACCAAATTCATGTCAGGAGAAGGTTAATGTTGATGACTATTTTAAACGTCGAACTTGTAGACGAAAGTGTATGATTCCATTGatgcatttttattatttaacaataGAGGTAGCTACAGTTTATGCTCAGTCTCGAGAAAAAAATGATTGCACAGAAAAGAATTACATCAAAGCTGAAGCCACACTAACAAAGAATGCGGGAATGAATGCcatcaaaaagcttttttatGAACGGATCAACCAACCCCGTACCATCCTCATTTGCAGCGCACCAAAACAAACGCGTGCTTTGAAGCGGTGTTGGCGTTGGAGGCAAAGCGTGTGTCCCTGCCAGGACTAAACTCGTTTAATGCGCGTATCACCAAGCCGTAATTAGGTACTCCTCTACTCCAGGCCTTCACCGCATTTGTGACGTCAAACTCCACGAAACCTTTGGGTCTGTGGGGAAAGATGGTGACAGTTCCTCGTTGGGGAGTTGCCTCAGCGTCTCTGCCGTCAAGCGCTAGCCACGGGGAAGACCAACGGATGCCACGTTTGCGCATGGTACTGGTTGCTTGAGATTCAGCCCACGGTTTTTTAACAAGGTACACTCGCAAATAACGCAGAATGAAAGGGACACTTTTGATAGAGCGAAAACTTGGTTTGTGGGAATACTCATAGTACAAGTACATTTTGGCTGAAATCACATTTGATGATGGACACGACCTGGGAAGATTTTCAAACTGGACCAATGAGCGCTTGTTAGGATATCCCGGGTGTTTGGATACTATGAGATATTTCAAACTGTTGAAGTTTCGGCTTCCCCTCTCTAGAGTGACATCTTTAGTCACACTTAGCTTGAATACTTTACCAGCGCCTGTGTCAAATGTCCTCACACCACACGCAGGGAGAGGTACTAACAGCGCCATCAACAAGGCCATAACGGTTACTGCTGATTGTTCCATGTCCTAAACAAAAACATGCAATTTAATGGACAAGGGCAAGGTCTTATATAAAGGATATGTGAGAACTAGTTATTGCCTCTAAAGTGGAAAATTAACGCTCGATTTCTGTCATTTCTCTAGATCTTGAGTGGTAATATTTATATCATGGTTGACTCTAAGCAGGCTACTTGAGCGAAGAAAATTAACTTATATATTGCCCCCTTCCGATTGTCCGCCATGTTCTCAAAAGTCATAATTTCTTTTGGCAATATGATAAAtcttttattgaccaagcgtaaAGTCAAGATGGGATATTACCTTTCTTTGTCTTCTGTGCGACTCCTCCTCCATCCATACTAATAAAGATGCATAAAAACACCCGCCAATATCTAGCAAGATATTGACCTCACACTTGGTCAAGAACGCGTGTACTTTACGCTTGCTCAGTATACAGAGCTTTAGACGACAAATATCAAGTCATTtgtcttaaaaaatgaaagtaattaaTCAAGTGAGTATATTAAGTAATACTCTTCTAATAGCGAACTTCTATTCTTAAACCAAAATTAGTTTCTTAAGATGTTTCCTAACTTTAGTTAAAACCTAGTTGCGAAAGACTGAAACAATAGTCGTGATGTTTCTTGCACTAAACCGAGCTTACGactcctttttttaaattaacctTATCttatgttttgtttgtaaacttAAAACTAACCCACGAACCCTGCTTGggtataactatagttagtcTGTATTGTTTTGGATCACCGAGGCGTAAATTTTCTAACTATAGTTAGAGTGAACAGAGAAGCGGTCATATTACTGAAATAGCTAACTATAGTTATCCCCGTCTTAACCATAGTTAGTGATGTGACCGCAGCGAGTATTAGACTTCTTCTCTTGTTTGGAGGCAAGCACACTTCctttcaaaagaaaatcaaaGTTTTACTGGGAGGGACATTATCGTTTATTTCAAGGagcaaaaatgtttcttttttatttaaaaacactttcttGCGTCTGAAAAGTAAGGTTTTAAATCaggtttttgtttcccctctgACATGGAAATATGTACTTCCGCAATTATGCTTCCTAGATTATCATTCACTGTGCACTAAACATTCTTCAAAGTGTGCAAATGCCTCAAAACAATGTCAAACCTTGTTCCTTACTTTAGTATCTCCAGGTGGAAAAACCCATACACTCTAGACGAATGATTGAAATCGAGACCAATAGACCCTTCGTTTAGTTAGTATAGGTTCAAGCATTTACAGGTATGGTTTAACACTTACTTATAACCATTACACGGCCATGGCAAGTTTATTGCACAGTTTCTAGCTTGCTTAAGTCTAAATATTAAAACTCAATTGCTTCGCTACTTACCAGAAGTAAAAACAGGGAATAAGACTTCAATCCTGTTAAAAACTGTGATCAGTCCGTTTTACTACTTAGCAATGAAGGTACATTGATGCCACATCGATATTTTGCATCAGTGATGTCGTGATTCAGCATTTTTGACAGCATTATATTGTGCGGTTGTGAAGACATTCGATATAAGGCAGCTTAGCAACCACGACGGCAACGTTACCGTCAAAAGAGAAAGCGATACtcactgtttacaaacattaattttttattgaaatgtgCAACGAATGAAACATTGCACTTGAGGTTGCCACGTGATTAGGGAGCTTACGCAAACACGACGGCGATGATAACGACTGGTACGtcaaataatgataaaaaagaacaacaattttgtcgttTCTAGGAGCGGATTACGTCAAGTTCGCCATTTTGGCGTCTCTATACAAcaaaacggtggccatgttggcgtcccaataaatttgcatggCTGCTGGCCacttgagtgaaaacgctctaacAGCACACCTTTCGGTACATTTCTTTaacaaatttcacgttttatggggAACGTAAACACAacacgattttttttctttatttctctttcctGAACTTGGACTGAAGGACTCTAAGAATTccactccagaaaaatttgcttaCGTTTGCAGACAAATTAAACGAAATGGAATCATGCGACGAAGTTTGCCGAAGAGCGAAATGTTCCTGCAGGCGATGGACGTCATTGTCgaagaaaaataatgatcatgatgatgatgatgctgaaaATGGTGTTGCTGATGTTTGCAGTGATAATTGTGGTCTTATTGGTGGTAGGACGacgacgataatgatgatgataaatacAAAACGCACTCTATCACGGATTCATGATCAGATCCTCAAGCAAGTGGGGGAGGCTGCTTATCAAGACCCTGATAAGAGGTAGGCTGACCTAGAAAATAAGATTTGTTGACCCTGCGCGCTTCCCTTTGCCTTAAAAATAGAGTGGGGGCCCAGGCTCTTCGGTCCACTACCCTAAATCTGCCAGTAAAAATGTCATTGCAACTGGCACGAAATTACTAATTAATTGAGGACATTGTTTTTACATCTCCTACCGGAGATGTGAACGCCGTTTCTACATTGTCAGCTCAGCCAAGTGAAGGCCTAGCCGTTAAATAGTGACAGCAAATGTGAGGATGTGTAACATGCGACATTACATGTCATTTATCCAAAGCGCAGAATATACATTACCCCACAACACACGTACGCTAAATACAGTTGCAGATTGGAAAATAGTAAGTGTGTCTTGGCCATTTTGCAGTCTTGTGTGAAATTGCACCATGGAATAGTTTCGGGGGACGATTATTTGCCCTAGTTTCCTGTGCAACCTCGTAATAGTCAACAaatagtgagcttaagcaaagatatttttgagcgacgcacgctCTTCAACCGGAAGATgtggtttttcatttttggatggtggttttgcccaaatttttggaCAAATCATCTCTATAATAGTAAAGACacttaaaaatacaaatttggtagcgtcaatgTGCTTTAAAATGAAGATGACCTCACTTCCGGTTAaagtgcgtcgctcaaaaacgcctttgctctggcctttgcttaagctccctaataagaCGCGATAGCGTCCCAGAAacagtcccataatgcaattgGACACGACGCCGAGCtaatcagtttttttgtttccttttaagAAACCCTTTTTGGTAAAATTTGTCTTATGTACAACAAACTGCTTCATTACTGAGTGGTTAAGGGAATGTGCTACGGCAGTTCAATCCACTTTGTTTAgtctttgacaatttcttgcCCCAAAACTTGACGttgcaaataacaaaattacGGCTTCGTTACAAAAACATTCTTTGAGCGTTGACTTAAGGAAGTCAACACGATGCCGCTCTTAATGTATAAATAGGCAGAGAACTCCAGTTTACTGAAGCAGCAACAGCACAATTGCAAAGATTGAACATTTGGAGATGATCTGCAGGTCAAGACGTTTCTTTCGGGGCTTTTCCTCCAacgaaatttattttgttttcttctctctACGCGTTCTACAACTTCGAACTAATAGCCCCGAAAGTAAAAGGTATAAATATGGAAGTAGAGGACACAAAAATGGATTGTACTTACAGCGATCGCTTGCGTGAAACACTTACCTCTCACATGAGATGAATTACAATCCAGGAAAAAACTCCAGAACAGAAAGCCAACTCACTAGCATAGCAATTCATTGAAACATCCTTAAAGACGGCTTGCAACCTGTAGAAGCACTTGGCGGatatgaaaacaaaagttgaaaggAAACCAACAAAAGCACATGTATCTGAAGCTTGGCTCGAAAGTAGAATCATTGACTTGCAAAAGAGGGCGCGATGGTCGACAAAGGGCCTGATACCGGAAGCGTGATCTGTGTCTAtgatataattttttagtaATCTTTTGCATGAGCAGGTGGAATTGATAGAGCTTTAcacaagttgctcgagattttccaaaaagttacCCGTGATTTCACAAAAAGTTGCCTAAAAATTGCTCAGGCGGTGAACAACAAAAGTTGCTTTTGGTAACGAAacttgctcaaaagttgctcgaaaaaacaaaacattttttgtctgatgctaaaatatgcaaacTGTACCGCAAAAATAAGATTTCTaagcatttttgtgcaattttgcagTGTAACCAGCGTTGCTAAACAACTTTGTCCTCAATTGTAAAACCAGAAAGTGTAATGAGcgaataaaattgttgaatgaccttcttaACCCGAGACACTCAAGTCAGTCGAGTGTGACTGATGTtcgtccaccattttgaattttctttaaaaaccgCTGATCTAGAAGCCCGACTACTTTTATATTTTAATCTGCCTCAGGGAGAGGATTTGGCTCCTTTTTTTTACTGGAAATTCATAAGTTTTCTACTGATAAAACATTGTGGAATATGGAAGAAAGGCCAATTTAAACTCTAAAAGCTGCTTGATATCTCAGAATTAGAAGATAACTAGAGAAATTGCTCATGGAAAAAGTAGctggaaacaaaaaagttgctcaaaatacgagaagttgccaaagagttgccgagcaacttgtggaaagcccgaGGAATTGAATGGAGCAAAAGAAATCGAAATAACGAGAGGCATCAAAGCCGCCCTTACGTCCTTAAATACGGTGAAACAAATATAAAGTCTTATATTTAActcttacaaaaaaaacattgtacGAGACGCTTTACTTAATTGAACGACTTTCTTAGTATCCGTCTGCTTCAGCCATAGTGTTGAAAGGACTTTCTGAGGGGACTAGCTTGCCCTTACAACAAACAACTTTTTCTGACTCATGCCCAATGGTGGTTTATTCACTTCCAGCTCCTAGCTTACAATTCTCTCTGTGGTAATTTAGTATACACTCATTTTATACCAGCCAGTAAACCATCCACTTAGTTTAAACTAATGCAGGCGTTAGtttaatctgattggttgaaaaagccTGAAAAGCCTAATTAGCATGAAATCTTCGAGATAATTGTTTTGTCAAAATGGTTTTTCTGCCTAAGTTTTCACTATGATTAAGCTTAGGTCAACTGGCCAATACAAAACAAGGagaacaatataaaaactacaaGGTATGTACTCGTGTACAGACTTTTCATAacgaaagaaaggaaaacactaaatatacagtTTGAAAATCTAAGGTTGTTGTCGATTTACAGAAGGTGTGAAGCTTCTTCATTGAAAATGATTGGCTAAAActtttccataaattaaccaCTCAGAGGGTAAATTAAAAATGCGGTTCAAAGTACAAGGCAGAATTTAGATCAATAGTCGTTTACCCACAAAAACACCTataaaatcacttaaatctaATTAAAGTTATCCACTGCCATGAATTCGGTTAAAAACTCAAGGAAACAggcttaaaactgttaaaaacaaGTAAGGTAGTCATTTCCCAGTAAACATCGACATAGGACCAGATTAAGGTCCAAAATGTTAAATTGAACAAAATACTTAGTGTAAACAGGGTTTTGCCATCTGTCAAAGGCTCAAATTAAACATATTTCATGAATAGAAGTGTTACCGCGGAGATTCACCAAACTGGTACATCTCCTTTGCACCAAATTCATGTCAGGAGAAGGTTAATGTTGATGACTATTTTAAACGTCGAACTTGTAGACGAAAGTGTATGATTCCATTGatgcatttttattgtttaacaatAGAGACAGCTACAGTTCATGCTCAGTCTCGAGAAAAAAATGATTGCACAGAAAAGAATTACATCAAAGCTGAAGCCACACTAACAAAGAATGCGGGAATGAATGCcatcaaaaagcttttttatGAACGGATCAACCAACCCCGTACCATCCTCATTTGCAGCGCACCAAAACAAACGCGTGCTTTGAAGCGGTGTTGGCGTTGGAGGCAAAGCGTGTGTCCCTGCCAGGACTAAACTCGTTTAATGCGCGTATCACCAAGCCGTAATTAGGTACTCCTCTACTCCAGGCCTTCACCGCATTTGTGACGTCAAACTCCACGAAACCTTTGGGTCTGTGGGGAAAGACGGTGACAGTTCCTTGCTGGGGGGTTGCCTCAGCGTCTCTGCCGTCCAGCGCTAGCCATGGGGAAGACCAACGGATGCCACGTTTGCGCATGGTACTGGTTGCTTGAGATTCAGCCCACGGTTTTTTAACAAGGTACACTCGCAAATAACGCAGAATGAAAGGGACACTTTTGATAGAGCGAAAACTTGGTTTGTGGGAATACTCATAGTACAAGTACATTTTGGCGGAAATCACATTTGATGATGGACACGACCTGGGAAGATTTTCAAACTGGACCAATGAGCGCTTGTTAGGATATCCCGGGTGTTTAGATACTATGAGATATTTCAAACTGTTGAAGTTTCGGCTTCCCCTCTCTAGAGTGATATCTTTAGTCACACTTAGCTTGTGTACTTTACCAGCGCCTGTGTCAAATGTCCTCACACCACACGCAGGGAGAGGTATTAACACCGCCATCAACAAGGCCATAACGCTTACTGCTGATTGTTCCATGCCCTAAACAAAAACATGCAATTTTATGGTCTTATATGAGGATATGTGAGAGCTAGTTATTGCCTGTAAAGTGGAAAATCAACGCAACATTTCTGTCATATCTCTTGTTCTTGAATGGTAATATTTATGTTATGGTTGTCTCTATAACTGCTCTATAAGCATGCTACTTGAGCGAAGAAAATGAGCCTATATATTGCTCCCTTCCGATCGCCCGCCATGTTCTCAAAAGTCATCATTTCTTTGGCCATATAGTAAAtcttttattgaccaagcgtaaAGTCAAGATGGGATATTAGCTTTAgtctttttcttctgtgcgACTCCTCCTCCATCCATACTGATAAAGATGCATAAAAACACTGACTAATATCTAGCAAGATAttgacctcacgcttggtcaataactGACGCGTGTACTTTGACGCTTGCTTAGTATACAGAGGTTTAGACGACAAATATCAAGTCATTCgtctaaaaaaaggaaactaattaATCAAGTGAGTAtattaagtaatggtccagataaGAGGGAAAGAGCCAAAGGCAACGAACACGTCGGAATGCGAAAAAGGTGATAGCCTTACTATTGTCTCTAGTACACTTCTGACTGGTTAAAACATGTCAAATTTTACGAAATGTCCGCAAAGCAGCATATATATTAGCCCCTTGTTTTCTAACCAACTTCCTCATAACAAAATCTCGTCTGAGTTTAAGTAACTCAGAAATCCTATGTGACGAACATGTAGACGCGACAGAGGTGCCGGTTCAAGTCAAGTCATTAAATGAATTAAAGATAGTTATAAggtgaatttaaaaaaaggagttGTACGCTCGGTTTAGTGCAGGAAACATCACGACTATGGTTTTTGTGTATCAAAAATGTCTGTAACGTATGAACACTgctttacaaatttttaatattgattCTAATGATAGgtgtcacttatgacgtcata
The genomic region above belongs to Porites lutea chromosome 12, jaPorLute2.1, whole genome shotgun sequence and contains:
- the LOC140921957 gene encoding uncharacterized protein, which codes for MEQSAVTVMALLMALLVPLPACGVRTFDTGAGKVFKLSVTKDVTLERGSRNFNSLKYLIVSKHPGYPNKRSLVQFENLPRSCPSSNVISAKMYLYYEYSHKPSFRSIKSVPFILRYLRVYLVKKPWAESQATSTMRKRGIRWSSPWLALDGRDAEATPQRGTVTIFPHRPKGFVEFDVTNAVKAWSRGVPNYGLVIRALNEFSPGRDTRFASNANTASKHAFVLVRCK
- the LOC140921180 gene encoding uncharacterized protein is translated as MALLMAVLIPLPACGVRTFDTGAGKVHKLSVTKDITLERGSRNFNSLKYLIVSKHPGYPNKRSLVQFENLPRSCPSSNVISAKMYLYYEYSHKPSFRSIKSVPFILRYLRVYLVKKPWAESQATSTMRKRGIRWSSPWLALDGRDAEATPQQGTVTVFPHRPKGFVEFDVTNAVKAWSRGVPNYGLVIRALNEFSPGRDTRFASNANTASKHAFVLVRCK